The DNA sequence GGCTGTCGAACGCGGCGTTCGAGAAGGCCGGCGTGCCGGTGCCGAAGAACTGGAACGAGTATGTGGCCGCCGCTCCGGCGCTGGAGAAGGCAGGCATCGTGCCGCTCGCGGTCGGTGGGCAGGCCTGGCAGGCATCAGGCGCCTTCGACGTGCTGCTTGCCGCGGTCGGCGGAACCGACACCTTCCTCAAGGTCTACAAGGACAAGGACGCCAAGTTCGCAGCCGGTCCCGAAGTCGCCAAGGTGTTCAAGGCGGCCGACGATGCACGCAAGATGGCCAAGAACACGAATGTGCAGGACTGGAACCAGGCCACCAACATGGTCATCACCGGCAAGGCCGGCGGCCAGATCATGGGTGACTGGGCGCAGGGCGAGTTCCAGGTCGCCGGTAAGACCGCCGGCAAGGACTACACCTGCCTTCCCGGCCTCGGCCTGAACGAGGTCATCGCAACGGGCGGCGACGCCTTCTATTTCCCGCTGCTCAAGGACGCCGACAAGGCCAAGGCGCAGGAGGTGCTGGCCGAGACGCTGCTCGATCCCAAGACCCAGGTCGCCTTCAACCTCAAGAAGGGCTCGCTGCCGGTGCGCGGCGACGTCGACCTCAACGCGGCCAATGACTGCATGAAGAAAGGCCTCGCCATCCTGGCCAAGGGCGCGGTCATCCCGTGGACGGACCAGCTGCTCTCGCAGGACAGCCAGAAGCAGAAGGAGGACCTGTTCTCGGAGTTCTTCGCCAAGCCCGACATGAGCCTCGAAGAGGCGC is a window from the Mesorhizobium australicum WSM2073 genome containing:
- a CDS encoding ABC transporter substrate-binding protein, which produces MRYKFLTAAFAATVALNFAGPAAATDLEVTHWWTSGGEAAAVAELAKAFDATGNHWVDGAIAGSGGTARPIMISRITGGDPMGATQFNHGRQAEELVQAGLMRDLTDVATKGKWTEVVRPKSLLDSCTIDGKIYCVPVNIHSWQWLWLSNAAFEKAGVPVPKNWNEYVAAAPALEKAGIVPLAVGGQAWQASGAFDVLLAAVGGTDTFLKVYKDKDAKFAAGPEVAKVFKAADDARKMAKNTNVQDWNQATNMVITGKAGGQIMGDWAQGEFQVAGKTAGKDYTCLPGLGLNEVIATGGDAFYFPLLKDADKAKAQEVLAETLLDPKTQVAFNLKKGSLPVRGDVDLNAANDCMKKGLAILAKGAVIPWTDQLLSQDSQKQKEDLFSEFFAKPDMSLEEAQKRFADIIASAD